From Homo sapiens chromosome 6, GRCh38.p14 Primary Assembly, the proteins below share one genomic window:
- the ZSCAN16 gene encoding zinc finger and SCAN domain-containing protein 16 isoform a (isoform a is encoded by transcript variant 1) yields the protein MTTALEPEDQKGLLIIKAEDHYWGQDSSSQKCSPHRRELYRQHFRKLCYQDAPGPREALTQLWELCRQWLRPECHTKEQILDLLVLEQFLSILPKDLQAWVRAHHPETGEEAVTVLEDLERELDEPGKQVPGNSERRDILMDKLAPLGRPYESLTVQLHPKKTQLEQEAGKPQRNGDKTRTKNEELFQKEDMPKDKEFLGEINDRLNKDTPQHPKSKDIIENEGRSEWQQRERRRYKCDECGKSFSHSSDLSKHRRTHTGEKPYKCDECGKAFIQRSHLIGHHRVHTGVKPYKCKECGKDFSGRTGLIQHQRIHTGEKPYECDECGRPFRVSSALIRHQRIHTANKLY from the exons ATGACCACAGCCCTGGAACCTGAGGACCAAAAAGGACTTCTGATAATTAAGGCAGAGGACCATTACTGGGGACAGGATTCCAGCTCACAAAAGTGCAGTCCTCACAGGAGGGAACTCTATAGACAACACTTCAGGAAGCTCTGCTATCAGGATGCACCTGGACCCCGTGAAGCTCTTACCCAGCTGTGGGAGCTCTGCCGTCAGTGGCTGAGGCCAGAATGCCACACCAAGGAGCAGATTTTAGACCTGCTGGTGCTAGAACAGTTCCTGAGCATTCTTCCTAAAGACCTGCAAGCATGGGTGCGTGCACACCATCCAGAGACTGGAGAGGAGGCAGTGACGGTACTGGAGGATCTGGAGAGAGAGCTTGATGAACCTGGAAAGCAG GTCCCAGGCAATTCAGAAAGACGGGACATACTCATGGACAAGTTGGCCCCCTTGGGAAGGCCATATGAATCACTGACTGTCCAGCTCCATCCCAAAAAGACCCAGCTGGAGCAGGAAGCTGGGAAACCACAAAGGAATG GTGATAAAACTAGGACTAAGAATGAAGAGTTGTTCCAGAAGGAAGATATGCCCAAAGACAAGGAATTCCTTGGGGAGATAAATGACAGACTGAACAAAGATACTCCTCAGCATCCTAAGTCCAAAGATATTATTGAAAATGAGGGCAGATCAGAATGGCAACAGAGGGAAAGAAGACGATATAAATGTGATGAATGTGGGAAAAGTTTCAGTCATAGCTCAGACCTTAGTAAACACAGGAGAACTCACACGGGAGAGAAGCCCTATAAATGTGATGAGTGTGGAAAAGCCTTCATTCAGCGCTCACATCTCATTGGACATCATAGAGTACACACGGGAGTAAAACCCtataaatgtaaagaatgtgggaaagaCTTCAGTGGGCGCACAGGTCTTATTCAGCATCAGAGAATCCACACAGGtgaaaaaccctatgaatgtgaTGAGTGTGGAAGGCCTTTCCGAGTAAGTTCAGCTCTTATTAGACATCAAAGAATTCATACCGCAAATAAACTCTACTAA
- the ZSCAN16 gene encoding zinc finger and SCAN domain-containing protein 16 isoform b (isoform b is encoded by transcript variant 3): protein MTTALEPEDQKGLLIIKAEDHYWGQDSSSQKCSPHRRELYRQHFRKLCYQDAPGPREALTQLWELCRQWLRPECHTKEQILDLLVLEQFLSILPKDLQAWVPGNSERRDILMDKLAPLGRPYESLTVQLHPKKTQLEQEAGKPQRNGDKTRTKNEELFQKEDMPKDKEFLGEINDRLNKDTPQHPKSKDIIENEGRSEWQQRERRRYKCDECGKSFSHSSDLSKHRRTHTGEKPYKCDECGKAFIQRSHLIGHHRVHTGVKPYKCKECGKDFSGRTGLIQHQRIHTGEKPYECDECGRPFRVSSALIRHQRIHTANKLY from the exons ATGACCACAGCCCTGGAACCTGAGGACCAAAAAGGACTTCTGATAATTAAGGCAGAGGACCATTACTGGGGACAGGATTCCAGCTCACAAAAGTGCAGTCCTCACAGGAGGGAACTCTATAGACAACACTTCAGGAAGCTCTGCTATCAGGATGCACCTGGACCCCGTGAAGCTCTTACCCAGCTGTGGGAGCTCTGCCGTCAGTGGCTGAGGCCAGAATGCCACACCAAGGAGCAGATTTTAGACCTGCTGGTGCTAGAACAGTTCCTGAGCATTCTTCCTAAAGACCTGCAAGCATGG GTCCCAGGCAATTCAGAAAGACGGGACATACTCATGGACAAGTTGGCCCCCTTGGGAAGGCCATATGAATCACTGACTGTCCAGCTCCATCCCAAAAAGACCCAGCTGGAGCAGGAAGCTGGGAAACCACAAAGGAATG GTGATAAAACTAGGACTAAGAATGAAGAGTTGTTCCAGAAGGAAGATATGCCCAAAGACAAGGAATTCCTTGGGGAGATAAATGACAGACTGAACAAAGATACTCCTCAGCATCCTAAGTCCAAAGATATTATTGAAAATGAGGGCAGATCAGAATGGCAACAGAGGGAAAGAAGACGATATAAATGTGATGAATGTGGGAAAAGTTTCAGTCATAGCTCAGACCTTAGTAAACACAGGAGAACTCACACGGGAGAGAAGCCCTATAAATGTGATGAGTGTGGAAAAGCCTTCATTCAGCGCTCACATCTCATTGGACATCATAGAGTACACACGGGAGTAAAACCCtataaatgtaaagaatgtgggaaagaCTTCAGTGGGCGCACAGGTCTTATTCAGCATCAGAGAATCCACACAGGtgaaaaaccctatgaatgtgaTGAGTGTGGAAGGCCTTTCCGAGTAAGTTCAGCTCTTATTAGACATCAAAGAATTCATACCGCAAATAAACTCTACTAA
- the ZSCAN16 gene encoding zinc finger and SCAN domain-containing protein 16 isoform X2, whose protein sequence is MTTALEPEDQKGLLIIKAEDHYWGQDSSSQKCSPHRRELYRQHFRKLCYQDAPGPREALTQLWELCRQWLRPECHTKEQILDLLVLEQFLSILPKDLQAWVRAHHPETGEEAVTVLEDLERELDEPGKQVPGNSERRDILMDKLAPLGRPYESLTVQLHPKKTQLEQEAGKPQRNGCLLLKHRIGPVCVLFVCYR, encoded by the exons ATGACCACAGCCCTGGAACCTGAGGACCAAAAAGGACTTCTGATAATTAAGGCAGAGGACCATTACTGGGGACAGGATTCCAGCTCACAAAAGTGCAGTCCTCACAGGAGGGAACTCTATAGACAACACTTCAGGAAGCTCTGCTATCAGGATGCACCTGGACCCCGTGAAGCTCTTACCCAGCTGTGGGAGCTCTGCCGTCAGTGGCTGAGGCCAGAATGCCACACCAAGGAGCAGATTTTAGACCTGCTGGTGCTAGAACAGTTCCTGAGCATTCTTCCTAAAGACCTGCAAGCATGGGTGCGTGCACACCATCCAGAGACTGGAGAGGAGGCAGTGACGGTACTGGAGGATCTGGAGAGAGAGCTTGATGAACCTGGAAAGCAG GTCCCAGGCAATTCAGAAAGACGGGACATACTCATGGACAAGTTGGCCCCCTTGGGAAGGCCATATGAATCACTGACTGTCCAGCTCCATCCCAAAAAGACCCAGCTGGAGCAGGAAGCTGGGAAACCACAAAGGAATG GCTGTTTGCTTCTCAAACATAGAATAGGACCCGTTTGTGTACTGTTTGTTTGTTACAGGTGA
- the ZSCAN16 gene encoding zinc finger and SCAN domain-containing protein 16 isoform d (isoform d is encoded by transcript variant 5), translated as MTTALEPEDQKGLLIIKAEDHYWGQDSSSQKCSPHRRELYRQHFRKLCYQDAPGPREALTQLWELCRQWLRPECHTKEQILDLLVLEQFLSILPKDLQAWVRAHHPETGEEAVTVLEDLERELDEPGKQVPGNSERRDILMDKLAPLGRPYESLTVQLHPKKTQLEQEAGKPQRNGKQEQF; from the exons ATGACCACAGCCCTGGAACCTGAGGACCAAAAAGGACTTCTGATAATTAAGGCAGAGGACCATTACTGGGGACAGGATTCCAGCTCACAAAAGTGCAGTCCTCACAGGAGGGAACTCTATAGACAACACTTCAGGAAGCTCTGCTATCAGGATGCACCTGGACCCCGTGAAGCTCTTACCCAGCTGTGGGAGCTCTGCCGTCAGTGGCTGAGGCCAGAATGCCACACCAAGGAGCAGATTTTAGACCTGCTGGTGCTAGAACAGTTCCTGAGCATTCTTCCTAAAGACCTGCAAGCATGGGTGCGTGCACACCATCCAGAGACTGGAGAGGAGGCAGTGACGGTACTGGAGGATCTGGAGAGAGAGCTTGATGAACCTGGAAAGCAG GTCCCAGGCAATTCAGAAAGACGGGACATACTCATGGACAAGTTGGCCCCCTTGGGAAGGCCATATGAATCACTGACTGTCCAGCTCCATCCCAAAAAGACCCAGCTGGAGCAGGAAGCTGGGAAACCACAAAGGAATGGTAAGCAGGAACAGTTCTGA